The DNA region GAGAATTATTTTAAAGAGACAAGAACATTGAATCAGTAAAGAAGTCATAAAGTACTTGAAGTCATAGTAATGACAACCTAAAATGTTTTAACATGCCGGAATTCAGTGTGATCTTTTTATGTTGCAAATTTAAGGTCATTTTCTTTCCATGGTGCCCATATTACTACGAAATAAAGTGTggtatttttttcctttttaactgAACACTTAAAAGAGCGTTTAAATTGTGAATATGTCAATATAGAACAACACTACTTAAAAAAAAGAACCAAAAATGAATCATGAAGAGCAGAGACTCACAGCATATGCAATGGCATAGCCATCAAAAGTGCTTGTTCCCCGACCCAATTCATCAAGGATAACAAGAGAATCTTGAGTAGCATTCTGAAGCACCGAAGCAGTTTCTGTACACTCAATAAAGAAGGTGCCTGAAAACGGAAATAAAGTTTGTTGGGATTGGCAATACATAAGTCAGGAGCTAAACTGTATCTGTGCACATGCGCATTTTCTGAACAAAAATTCTGCATTTTCCAATTGCTGAAAAGTCTTTTAATAGAAACATAGATGGGTTTAGGTAGGCAACAACTAATTGCATGCACGCCATGTAACCATAAATCACATGTGCCATTGTTTGAGAACTTACTCTCGCCAGCCATGATTCTATCTGTGGCTCCAAGCCGAGTGAAGATGATATCCACAACTGAGATAACACAATTTTCACATGGCACATAACATCCTAGCTGCAAATACATCAGCAACATATTATACAAGAGACATCAGAACAATCTGAcagtaaaatataaaaaaatgtaacaTGCATTTCCCTTTACTAGTGTCATACGACAACAGCCTCAATATCTGTTTAAATACATCGACAGTTCTGTTTCTGATTTGTGAAAGGTTTTTCCTTGACGGGAGGGGAAAATGTGTTAAGACTTAAGAGTTAAGACTAATCTTTATTTGTATCCATTGCATGGATTAAGTGAgatcaaaatattaaataaggCAACTACTCATCAGTGATATCTAACTTAAACATGTAGAGCGGAGAAGAGAGAGAACCTGGGCCATAATAACAGCTAGACATGTAGCACGCAGAAGTGTTGACTTTCCACCCATGTTTGGTCCAGTGAGCAGCAATGTACAAGGATGGCGCCTGTCTTCATTCTCACCAAGGATTATGTCATTAGGAACGGGCAAACATCCACTCTCTCCTAGGGCAAATGGATGCCATAGTCCCTTCATTTTAAGCACAGGTCCTCCACTGTCTTTACTTGTACACTCTGATCTTGGCACTATGACAGGCCTAGACATAGTTCCACATGAAAAACTAGAAGCCATAGCAAAGGATCTTAGTACATCAATGCAATTGATGGCGTTAACAACTTCAAACCATTGAGCAGCTTTCTCCAAAAGTAACTCGGTAAGTATTGTGAGTGTTTCGGCATCTGAATCTGTAACATTGTGGTTCTGGCACCAAATACAAGGTCAAATATGTACTCAAGTGAAACGTTATACTATACCCATCATCCTAAGaacaaaaagcactttaagaatATCAAACAATTGGATATGTTCTTGATGACTACATAACTGTTGGGGACATGGGGGAATACATAAAGCAAGGGAGACATGCAACAATGGGTGAAGCACCAGATCACCAGGAGAATCTAATGTCACCCATCTTCACTCAAAACCTTAAGATATTCAGTATAAAACTAGTTCTGTTctctaatattatttttatccaACTCATTATTAACCAATGTTTGACTTCAAAACTCACAATTAAATCCCTAATCTCCCATCAAGTGTGAGTCACCACCACATGAATATGCTCACCCTCAAACCTAAAGCATCTTCAAGTATAAATATGTCAACAAGGTTGTCACAAAGACATGAATACTCCACAACAAAGGCTCCACAAACATAGGCGAGTACCAATGCCCACACACTAACCACTACCCCCAAACACTCAATAATCCATAGTGCAAGCTCAGATAACTTCTTTGGAAGACAAAAGGCGCCCATAAAGCAGGGGGGACCTGCAACAATGGCCCAAGGCTCCAAATCACAAAGTGAACTTGACATCATATTTTCACCCAAAAATTTGAAAGCCTTTTCTTCAATTATCTTTATCTAACTCATTCTTAACCAGTGTGGGACTCCAAACTCAAACTCTCAACAGTAATTGATGAAAAATTGACCATAAATCCAATGATGGTACATACAAAACTAATTTCCAACTTCTCTAAATTCCAGATTACATTTTCAATAAAGTATGGTGAAAGTTACACCTGATATAATTTGAAAGTGCATTGAGAAAGGATAATACCAGGTAATTTGGAAAGTCACTATCTACAGCTGCTTCAAACTGAGTAAGAAATTTATCAAGCCCATTAATGCCAGTCAGAATTGGAAGTTTAAAAACTTTGTTCAAGGATGATATTAGAGGCTGTTCTTTCTGTAGAAGAAGTAACAAACTCAAAGCAGTCCGAAGGCCTTTCACAAGTGACCCAAACACTTTCACCTGTATTACATTAAAAATCAGTCATGTGCACTATAGGACAGAAAAGCAGTACAACAAAGACCATATTATAACTTTTAGTACAGATATTCTCTATACCATTATAAATTAAAGTATGAAGATCCTAAATATATAGGTAAGTTACCAAGTTGGACAATTGTGTTTTCAACAATCAATATGAtcagaattatttttttcttgtagTGCAGATAAAGTTCTCCAAAATCACCAGTGTTTATGTATATAGCCAGATGCCTTTCCTTGTAACATATGCAGTGTCTACTATCTCCATTCTACGTAACATGAAATGTGTTAGGGTGATAGGATCAATTACAAGGAATTAGACTTGAGTCCCACAAGTATGAGATACTAGAGTGGGGTTATAAGGCactgggctctccaactacaacaagccttccaccatgtctctCAACTGCAAACAAGGGTTTTAAGTGGTGGCCTCGTAGTGCTACCTGGGAGTCTGGGACTAGTGCACAGTCTGTGTGGGCACCTCGTGGAGGGATGTTAGGGTTTGATTGGAAGgatgggattctaatgtggaGTTTATAAGgacttgggctctccaactataACGACTAGCTATTGTGGTATGATTCTTTTAAGGTTCTTATCAATATGCAACTAAGTAATTTAGATATAAGTGACAATAGTAttgttatatattattaaggATGTTTCCATCAAGTCAATatgatttctttgattttaaAATGACAAGTTAGCTCAAAACATGAGTGAAAAAAATTGTTCAGGCATCAGAGTAAGAAATAATTAGCATATCATTTATAAATTtggaataaaattttaaaaacagttgAACAACTCACCCTCTGCTTCAGTATTTTCTTGACCAGCAAGGGCAGTAAGACAGGGCTTGACACTTGAAGGGTGGACTTAATTCGACCCAGCAATAGTTCTAAATCTGGAAGCTTGCGAAGATGTTGAGCAATATGAGACACAATCTCTGGGCAAGCTATTAGATTATCAACTACATCAAGCCTGTTATTAATTCCTTCGCCGTCTTTTAAAGGACAGCAGATCCAGTTCCGAAGAAGCCGCTTTCCGGGGGAAGTCACACAATTATCAAGATATTTGTACAATGTACCTGAAACTCAAGGAGGACATATTTCAGGATTTCATACTGaatattccaataaaataatatattagaAGGTTAAGAgtgctcaaattgaacaagcccttGCCTGATTTGCCACCATCATCACTATTGCTAAAGATTTCTAGATTTATCAATGTTGGACCATCCATTTTGAGGCAAGCCTTATAAACTTGGTATGGATATAAATCCCCATTCTGTAGGATATCATCTAACTGTATGAAAAGTAGAAAAGATtaatcatcataaacaacatcccTGGAGATTTTTGAAGTACTAAACCTCTCAAGAAGGGAATCATAGTAAGCGCAAAAGTATACCATCAATCTATCCAAATGACCAATCAGCCCGCCAAGAGCAGACAAAGTGATTTCACGATGAATCACTTTGCTCATGACATGATCCAGTGGATCAGACGACCCTTTGAAGTATCCCTTTGAGAGAATTAAATCATTAATTTCAGTGTTCACCAAGTCATTGATCGACTGCACTGGAGTCAATAGTGTTGTGGAACCTATAAGAACAGATCCAATAATGAGATGCTAGActactttttaaattttaaatacatAGATTCAGCTCAGCATAGTAAGTAGATTATTTGAAAACTTTATGctagaaaaagtttatttatgCCAAAATAGCTAACTGCAACAAAAATCAAACTTTCAGAAAAACTCTGAATTATTCCTAATGCAACTTGTCTCAAATAATTTACATTGTTAATACACAGGACAAAACACATATTATATgagcaatttttttatataagtatataaccaTCTGCAGCTTTATTACAAAGATGAAGGTAATATCCATATTAGCTTAATTTCAAAATGGAACACCTAGACTGATTTGCTAGAAAACTGATTTATTCTATATGTATTTCCAGATGTCATATGGACACAGTACAAGTATTAACTGCCTGGGTCATTCAAAAATCACATCTTGTGGTGTAAATATTAAAACATTGCTTATCTTTATGTCAAAGCAAAACTAACAGTAGCAAGGAATAACTTATAATTATTGCCCATCTCAAGATATTTGTCAGTAACATTATACAAGAACTGCTAATGATAATTTTCCAAATGATCTTGTATTTATTTAACATACAGCTTCAATGGAAAAGCTTAGTAATGAGTATAAAAACccaattaaaattcaaaattctttCAATATCATACTAGTATATAGATATCCCTAAAACACAATGAAAAAAATCACATCTCACCATTTCCTGAGAATTTTCTAAGGGCTTTCTGAGCTTCTTTGGACAATCCTGAAAATAGCATGTTTTAACATGAAGTAATAATGTTATATAACATCCCAAATTAAACTGTATCCAAGTCAAGTTAAGgcaaagcaataaaactattcACCTCTGCTTTCATATATAACTTCCTTGGGTGACACCTGGAACCCCATTTCCACAATAAAAACTTAGCTAACAAGTTGACAAATCTGAATATTCATTCAGATAAACTAAAGACCAAAACAGGAATAGGTAAAAGAAGGGGCATTTTTAGCGTACTTGCATCAATAAAGCACCCAAAGCAGAACAGGATGCATCATCGTCAATTGAGCCAACCCAAAACCTAAGACGAGCACAATCAACAAAAGCAAATCCATACACAACTGAGCCATCATCCGACCCATGGTTTCCctgaagaaaatatataacttctCATCATGTAAACAATTCAAAGTATAACATTTTACATCTCTGCACAAGCAAATACTTATAATCACATAAGAAAAAAGAATAACTCAGCAGCAATTAGAAGTGAGAACCTCTTTTATTGCAAGAAGATGAGTAGCATCAGGGCCAATGTTACCATCCACAGCGGTTGATGGAGTGACTACCTGAACTAATTTTCTCAAAATAACCTGCAATCCAATTGGTGAGTGTCATACCGTGCAAAACGACAATTAATACAATCGCATAAAGGACACTAGAAACAATATTAAACAGGCTGGTCTTAAGTtagttttaataatttaattttccaATAACATTAGCATGTCTGGCCAAGTTTACAGTCTGCAATATTACTACGGAACTTAAGAAAATGTTACCTTCGTAATATTGGATAAATAGAACATGAAAAAAGTTCAGAATGTTAACTGAAGAAATTGAGACCTAGAATAATAACTCACATACGTCATACGTACAGTGAGCTACAGAATATGAAGGGGAAAGAATGTAGTTCATCGAACCATATCTTGTAAAGCACAGCCGAACAATGAAAATATTTGCAGGGAACTTTGTAAAGCCTACATGGCCACACTACTACAAGCATGTAAAAACTTACAGAATTAGCTCCTCTAGCTTTTGCTTCTTCAGATGTCTCCAATTGCTCCACTCGTCCCACCTTATATCTTCACAATGAAATAGCATACTAAGTCTATAATGCACATGCAAATTTATTATTGAGATTTAATGCATATTGTCCAATCTGTCCATAATCAAGTAAGACCATCTATATGCTGCACAAAATTTCCACTTGGCATACAATAAATGAACAAATACAATCATATCAACTATCAAATGGAATCCATTCCCTCCTTACCCACGAGCAACCAGGTTTTGAACAGCAACATCAATCCCACTTTCAGATATACCAACCTGAATCAACAAGTAAAAGCTCTCACATTAAGAGATAAACAGACAGCAAAACATGCCAATagccaaaaaaaaacataaatcagAAATAACCTGCCGACATTTTCCCACTCCGCTAATTGTGATTTTCCAATAAAGCTCTTTATGGCCAATGTCAGCATCCACTTCATAAAGCTCATAAAACTTTCCCTGTGTTGACCATTAGTTTTGGTATTAGCcaactaaataaataaatcatgggAAGGAAAGGAATCAATATGTCAGTTATACAAAGTGCTTGATTGACTAACCACTTTAAAGAACAGCACAACATCCATATATTTACATTTGATGCTCCAATACTGTTTCTGCGACGCTGACATTTTTTTCATAAC from Lotus japonicus ecotype B-129 chromosome 2, LjGifu_v1.2 includes:
- the LOC130738945 gene encoding DNA mismatch repair protein MSH7, with product MNRQKSILSFFQKTAPESCTSGGRRAPTSSVQQPNGNVTTAPKPPPSADDVRGTDTPPEKVPRQVLPASFARSENNSGSNLFESIMHKFVKVDDTVNVSQRSHSSNDSFPKPSLSGISIDTNSKGLQKEESAFEPLVKVKDNAFSFKEKRNLEKVAPVEIIEDDITGPETPGMQPLASHAKRTREEGSKFCSLRDSGKRVRFLEDLNALDMTKKEAEVASKFEWLDPSRIRDASGRRPGDPLYDKTTLYVPPEVMKKMSASQKQYWSIKCKYMDVVLFFKVGKFYELYEVDADIGHKELYWKITISGVGKCRQVGISESGIDVAVQNLVARGYKVGRVEQLETSEEAKARGANSVILRKLVQVVTPSTAVDGNIGPDATHLLAIKEGNHGSDDGSVVYGFAFVDCARLRFWVGSIDDDASCSALGALLMQVSPKEVIYESRGLSKEAQKALRKFSGNGSTTLLTPVQSINDLVNTEINDLILSKGYFKGSSDPLDHVMSKVIHREITLSALGGLIGHLDRLMLDDILQNGDLYPYQVYKACLKMDGPTLINLEIFSNSDDGGKSGTLYKYLDNCVTSPGKRLLRNWICCPLKDGEGINNRLDVVDNLIACPEIVSHIAQHLRKLPDLELLLGRIKSTLQVSSPVLLPLLVKKILKQRVKVFGSLVKGLRTALSLLLLLQKEQPLISSLNKVFKLPILTGINGLDKFLTQFEAAVDSDFPNYLNHNVTDSDAETLTILTELLLEKAAQWFEVVNAINCIDVLRSFAMASSFSCGTMSRPVIVPRSECTSKDSGGPVLKMKGLWHPFALGESGCLPVPNDIILGENEDRRHPCTLLLTGPNMGGKSTLLRATCLAVIMAQLGCYVPCENCVISVVDIIFTRLGATDRIMAGESTFFIECTETASVLQNATQDSLVILDELGRGTSTFDGYAIAYAVFRHLIEKVNCRLLFATHYHPLTKEFASHPRVTMQHMACAFKSKSDTLSKRDQELVFLYRLASGACPESYGLQVALMAGIPEKTVNIASKASQQMKKSIGRTFRSSELRSEFSTLHEEWLKTLMSISRMEDGKSFDEDVLDTLICLWYELKTSFRSGN